In a single window of the Oryctolagus cuniculus chromosome 2, mOryCun1.1, whole genome shotgun sequence genome:
- the LOC103347785 gene encoding lysine-rich coiled-coil protein 1 yields the protein MEDPETYDSFQHELEAYIRKQKARGLQPKICFRKVTEDSAPQERGRMGAAPPGLFPWGPPRFPAPHESLRPTEGQVPAWPDTGHPRQRLGFLNGSAPPGLFPWGPPRFPAPHERLRPTEGQVPAWPDTGHPRQRLGFLNGSEQRRLRSFQSTWLPSPRGQEEPAGRAAGAGARGAEGSGRPGPESRGHRAGGPRAREEAQGEAAAQEARAEAKRKRQAAAESHKENAGLGRRKAEPRGRQRRERERHTRAAARAERRRGREKRAPGNAGSEERDLWDEAILGGGC from the coding sequence ATGGAAGATCCCGAGACCTACGACTCTTTCCAACACGAACTTGAGGCTTATATTAGAAAGCAGAAAGCCAGAGGCTTACAACCAAAGATCTGCTTCAGAAAGGTGACAGAGGACTCGGCTCCCCAAGAAAGAGGCCGCATGGGCGCCGCGCCCCCGGGCCTCTTCCCCTGGGGTCCGCCCAGGTTCCCAGCTCCCCACGAAAGTCTGAGGCCCACAGAGGGTCAGGTTCCCGCCTGGCCTGACACTGGTCACCCCAGACAAAGACTGGGATTCCTAAACGGCTCTGCGCCCCCGGGCCTCTTCCCCTGGGGTCCCCCCAGGTTCCCAGCTCCCCACGAAAGGCTGAGGCCCACAGAGGGTCAGGTTCCCGCCTGGCCTGACACTGGTCACCCCAGACAAAGACTGGGATTCCTCAACGGCTCTGAGCAGAGACGCCTGCGGTCCTTCCAAAGCACCTGGCTGCCGAGCCCACGTGGGCAGGAGGAGCCCGCGGGCCGCGCCGCCGGAGCAGGAGCACGAGGCGCGGAGGGCTCCGGACGCCCGGGCCCGGAGAGCCGCGGCCACCGTGCAGGAGGCCCAAGGGCCCGGGAGGAGGCCCAAGGAGAAGCCGCCGCCCAGGAGGCgcgagctgaagccaagaggaaGCGCCAGGCGGCGGCAGAATCCCACAAGGAGAACGCAGGCCTGGGGCGGAGGAAGGCCGAGCCGCGCGGCCGCCAACGCCGAGAGCGCGAGCGCCACACACGGGCGGCCGCCAGGGCGGAGCGGCGGCGCGGCCGGGAGAAGCGGGCGCCGGGGAACGCCGGCTCTGAGGAGCGGGACCTGTGGGACGAAGCCATCCTCGGCGGGGGCTGCTGA